Proteins encoded within one genomic window of Microtus ochrogaster isolate Prairie Vole_2 linkage group LG4, MicOch1.0, whole genome shotgun sequence:
- the B9d2 gene encoding B9 domain-containing protein 2: MAEVHVIGQIIGATGFSENSLFCKWGIHTGAAWKLLSGVREGQTQVDTPQIGDMAYWSHPIDLHFATKGLQGWPRLHLQVWSQDSFGRCQLAGYGFCHVPSSPGTHQLDCPTWRPLGSWREQLARAFVGGGPQLLHADTIYSGADRYRLHTAAGGTVHLGIGLLLRHFDRYGVEC; this comes from the exons ATGGCTGAAGTGCACGTGATCGGACAGATCATAGGGGCCACCGGTTTTTCTGAAAACAGCCTCTTCTGCAAGTGGGGCATCCACACAG GGGCTGCGTGGAAGCTCTTGTCAGGTGTACGGGAGGGCCAAACACAGGTAGACACACCTCAGATAGGAGATATGGCCTACTGGTCCCATCCCATTGACCTGCACTTTGCCACCAAAGGTCTCCAAG GTTGGCCTCGACTCCATCTCCAGGTGTGGTCCCAGGACAGCTTTGGCCGCTGCCAGCTTGCTGGCTATGGCTTTTGCCACGTGCCTAGTAGCCCAGGCACCCACCAGCTGGATTGCCCCACATGGAGGCCCCTGGGCAGTTGGCGGGAACAGCTGGCACGTGCCTTTGTGGGTGGTGGGCCACAGCTGCTGCACGCAGACACCATCTACAGTGGGGCTGACCGCTATCGCCTGCACACAGCCGCAGGTGGCACGGTGCATCTTGGTATTGGCCTGCTGTTGCGCCATTTTGATCGCTATGGTGTGGAGTGTTGA
- the Tmem91 gene encoding transmembrane protein 91 isoform X3, translated as MDNPSIQELQQPLLPSTAWDLLSPKTDKVGLGPPFPETVFVESLRGRQFLLSPLSSVSAGLGEPETPDLEDTSSSDSDSDYDGGGRLSPLLPHDHLGLAVFSVLCCFWPVGIAAFCLAHKTRPSCPSAPTVNAEARGPPVNQ; from the exons atgGACAACCCCAGCATACAGGAACTCCAGCAACCCTTGCTGCCAAGCACAGCCTGGGACCTCCTGTCCCCCAAGACTGACAAAGTAGGGCTGGGACCCCCTTTCCCAGAAACAGTCTTTGTGGAGTCACTGAGAGGCCGGCAGTTCCTTCTCTCACCTCTTTCTTCCGTGAGCGCTGGCCTGGGGGAGCCGGAGACCCCTGACCTTGAG GACACATCATCCAGTGACAGTGACTCAGATTATGATGGAGGTGGCCGCCTCTCACCTCTTCTGCCCCATGACCACCTTGGCCTGGCAGTCTTCTCTGTCCTGTGTTGTTTTTGGCCTGTGGGCATTGCTGCCTTCTGTCTGGCCCACAAG ACCCGCCCTAGCTGCCCTTCAGCCCCCACTgtgaatgcagaggccagaggccccCCAGTGAACCAATGA
- the Tmem91 gene encoding transmembrane protein 91 isoform X2, translated as MDNPSIQELQQPLLPSTAWDLLSPKTDKVGLGPPFPETVFVESLRGRQFLLSPLSSVSAGLGEPETPDLEDTSSSDSDSDYDGGGRLSPLLPHDHLGLAVFSVLCCFWPVGIAAFCLAHKLPFSPHCECRGQRPPSEPMRGTDDPGANGGDGEDHSIQK; from the exons atgGACAACCCCAGCATACAGGAACTCCAGCAACCCTTGCTGCCAAGCACAGCCTGGGACCTCCTGTCCCCCAAGACTGACAAAGTAGGGCTGGGACCCCCTTTCCCAGAAACAGTCTTTGTGGAGTCACTGAGAGGCCGGCAGTTCCTTCTCTCACCTCTTTCTTCCGTGAGCGCTGGCCTGGGGGAGCCGGAGACCCCTGACCTTGAG GACACATCATCCAGTGACAGTGACTCAGATTATGATGGAGGTGGCCGCCTCTCACCTCTTCTGCCCCATGACCACCTTGGCCTGGCAGTCTTCTCTGTCCTGTGTTGTTTTTGGCCTGTGGGCATTGCTGCCTTCTGTCTGGCCCACAAG CTGCCCTTCAGCCCCCACTgtgaatgcagaggccagaggccccCCAGTGAACCAATGAGAGGAACGGATGATCCTGGTGCAAATGGTGGTGACGGCGAGGACCACAGCATCCAGAAATGA
- the Tmem91 gene encoding transmembrane protein 91 isoform X1, producing the protein MDNPSIQELQQPLLPSTAWDLLSPKTDKVGLGPPFPETVFVESLRGRQFLLSPLSSVSAGLGEPETPDLEDTSSSDSDSDYDGGGRLSPLLPHDHLGLAVFSVLCCFWPVGIAAFCLAHKTNKAWAKGDIQGAGATSCRAFLLGVLAIGLGLCTYAAALVTLAAYLASRDPP; encoded by the exons atgGACAACCCCAGCATACAGGAACTCCAGCAACCCTTGCTGCCAAGCACAGCCTGGGACCTCCTGTCCCCCAAGACTGACAAAGTAGGGCTGGGACCCCCTTTCCCAGAAACAGTCTTTGTGGAGTCACTGAGAGGCCGGCAGTTCCTTCTCTCACCTCTTTCTTCCGTGAGCGCTGGCCTGGGGGAGCCGGAGACCCCTGACCTTGAG GACACATCATCCAGTGACAGTGACTCAGATTATGATGGAGGTGGCCGCCTCTCACCTCTTCTGCCCCATGACCACCTTGGCCTGGCAGTCTTCTCTGTCCTGTGTTGTTTTTGGCCTGTGGGCATTGCTGCCTTCTGTCTGGCCCACAAG ACCAACAAGGCTTGGGCCAAGGGGGACATCCAAGGGGCAGGGGCTACTTCCTGCCGAGCCTTCCTGCTGGGGGTCCTTGCCATAGGGCTGGGCCTGTGCACGTATGCTGCTGCTCTGGTGACCTTGGCTGCCTACCTTGCCTCCCGAGACCCGCCCTAG
- the Tmem91 gene encoding transmembrane protein 91 isoform X5, giving the protein MDNPSIQELQQPLLPSTAWDLLSPKTDKVGLGPPFPETVFVESLRGRQFLLSPLSSVSAGLGEPETPDLEDTSSSDSDSDYDGGGRLSPLLPHDHLGLAVFSVLCCFWPVGIAAFCLAHKRPEAPQ; this is encoded by the exons atgGACAACCCCAGCATACAGGAACTCCAGCAACCCTTGCTGCCAAGCACAGCCTGGGACCTCCTGTCCCCCAAGACTGACAAAGTAGGGCTGGGACCCCCTTTCCCAGAAACAGTCTTTGTGGAGTCACTGAGAGGCCGGCAGTTCCTTCTCTCACCTCTTTCTTCCGTGAGCGCTGGCCTGGGGGAGCCGGAGACCCCTGACCTTGAG GACACATCATCCAGTGACAGTGACTCAGATTATGATGGAGGTGGCCGCCTCTCACCTCTTCTGCCCCATGACCACCTTGGCCTGGCAGTCTTCTCTGTCCTGTGTTGTTTTTGGCCTGTGGGCATTGCTGCCTTCTGTCTGGCCCACAAG aggccagaggccccCCAGTGA
- the Tmem91 gene encoding transmembrane protein 91 isoform X4 — translation MDNPSIQELQQPLLPSTAWDLLSPKTDKVGLGPPFPETVFVESLRGRQFLLSPLSSVSAGLGEPETPDLEDTSSSDSDSDYDGGGRLSPLLPHDHLGLAVFSVLCCFWPVGIAAFCLAHKGWACARMLLLW, via the exons atgGACAACCCCAGCATACAGGAACTCCAGCAACCCTTGCTGCCAAGCACAGCCTGGGACCTCCTGTCCCCCAAGACTGACAAAGTAGGGCTGGGACCCCCTTTCCCAGAAACAGTCTTTGTGGAGTCACTGAGAGGCCGGCAGTTCCTTCTCTCACCTCTTTCTTCCGTGAGCGCTGGCCTGGGGGAGCCGGAGACCCCTGACCTTGAG GACACATCATCCAGTGACAGTGACTCAGATTATGATGGAGGTGGCCGCCTCTCACCTCTTCTGCCCCATGACCACCTTGGCCTGGCAGTCTTCTCTGTCCTGTGTTGTTTTTGGCCTGTGGGCATTGCTGCCTTCTGTCTGGCCCACAAG GGCTGGGCCTGTGCACGTATGCTGCTGCTCTGGTGA